CTCTGTAAACCCAGCACACAGTTTAGCTCCTGCATTAGTTATGAGCGAACAAGCTTTAAGCCAAGTTTTGATATTTATTATAGAACAACAATCAGTACAATCATCACTGGATTAATCTATAACTTCTTATACTCCATCAAAGAAGCTTCACTTAACTAAAATTTGTCTTTAAATGACTCATAAATTAAATATGAACTCCGTTTACTTTTTTTAAAAAAAATATCAATAACTTATATAAACCTTAAAAAATAAAATATCACTTATTATATATTATTATGATTATTAGGTGTTTTAATGAATGTTATTGAAAAATTAAATTCCATTCAAAATAAAGAAATGACTGCTAAGGAGAATGTAGAAAACTTCATTAAAGTTATTGATGAAAAAAATGAAGAATTAAATATTTTCCTAGAAGTTAACAAAGAATCTGCTCTAAAACAAGCAGAAGCTATTGATGAAAAAATAGCTAACGGAGAAAAAGTTGGATTTTTATCTGGTTTAGTTTTTGGTATTAAGGCAAATATCAATGTTGAGGATTATATTATCTCTGCAGCTTCAAAAACCTTGGATAATTACTTCGGAAGTTATAATGCAACTGTAATTGATAAAATATTAGCTCAAGACGGAATTATTCTCGGTATTACTAATATGGACGAGTTTGCAGCTGGAAGTTCAACTGAAACTTCCTGTTTTGGACCTACTCAAAACCCAGCAGCTCCTGGAAGAATCCCTGGAGGATCCAGTGGAGGAAGTGCTGCTGCAGTAGCTGCAGAAATGTGTGATATTGCTCTTGGTTCAGATACTGGAGGTTCAATCAGGAACCCTGCATCCCATTGTGGAGTTGTCGGATTTAAACCAACTTACGGTGCAGTATCAAGACAAGGTTTACTTGATTTGTCAATGAGTTTAGATCAAATCGGACCTTTATCTAATGATACCAGCGGAATTGCACTTGCCCTAAATGCAATATCCGATTATGATGAAACAGAATGTACCACCCTACACGGGAAAAGACCTGACTTTACCAGTGCACTTGAAGAAAAATCTCTTGAAGGTATGAAAATAGCTGTTTGTAAAGAGTTTATTGATGTTACAGACGCTGAAATTAATGTTGCTGTAAACAAAGCTATTCACAAATTAGTTGAAGCTGGTGCAGAACTTGTAGAAGTAAGTTTTGACAATATTGACTTATGTCTTCCAACTTATTACTTAATCAACTATGTAGAATTCTTCTCAGCTACCAGAAAATATGACGGAAGGGATTACGGTTATAGAATAGAAGATGTTTGTGGAGAAGAAGTATTAAGAAGAATTGAAATCGGTTCCTACATTTCACAAAAAGAATACAGCGGAAAATTCTATAAAAAAGCTCTTCAAGCAAGATCCCTTATTAGAGATGAAATCAATGCTATGTTAGAAAATGTTGATTTAATTGTAGGTCCTACTGTTCCTAAACTTCCTCACAAAATTGGTGATGAATTAACTCCTATGGAAATGTATGCTTACGATGTGTTAACTGTAATAGCTAATCTTGCAGGAATTCCGGCTGGAAGTATTAAAGCTGGTGAAGTAGACGGCATTCCTGTTGGTTTACAAATTCAGGCTAAACCATTAGATGATTTAAAAATCATTAAGGCAATGAGTGTATTTGAAAATGAAAATTAATCCTAATAAATTATCATTTTATTAGAATTATTTTTTCTTTTTTACAAAACCTTTATTTTACTTATTTTTAGATATTTCACCGGCAAATATAATAAATACTGATTTTTAGGAAAAATCGACTTCATTAATGAGATTTTTATTTTTAGTGCAACTTTTAAATTTTACACTTGAAATATATGTCCCCATTATGGTTACAGCAATATTAAAAATTGAATATAATGCATATTCATATATCAAATTTTAAAAAATTATCAATGAATAACATTCATTATAATAAAATAACTGAATTAATTTCATCTAAAATTTTAATAATACTTATCTGTACAACTTCAGCCATTGGAGAATCTTCAATAATCCATCATTAATACAAATTGTGAAAGTATTATAAATCTTAAAATAAAATAGTTACACGAGGTTTACTTATGAAAAAAATAGGACTCGTCTATATAAAAGGAGCAGTTCCTGGATTTGAAAACTTTGGAGAACTACCTACCCATCTTGTTAAATCAAATGGATTAGTTGATGGTAAAAAAGCCAGCAATGAACTTGATGCATTAATTATACCTGGAGGTACACTTCTTGAATCAGGTGATATCAGCGATGACTTATCTAAAGAAATAAAACAAATAGCTAAAGATGGAAAACCAATTATTGGTGTTTGTGCAGGTTTACAATTATTAGCAAATCAGACAGACATCGGACGAAAGTCAGAAGTTCCAATAATAAAAGAAGGTCTTGGATTAATAGATGTTAATCTTTCACCACTCATAAGCAGCGACCGTGTTAATGCTAAAGTTTATGACAATTCATTTATTACAAAAGGCCAGAATGAAGATGTTACCGGATTCCATACACACACCTACGGTAAAATTGAAGGTGATGCCAAACCGTTATTCTACTCTAAAATTCAAAGAATGAATTATGGAGATGTAAATAAAAAATCCGAATACAACATTTTTTCAGGAGCATGTAATGATGACGGAAATGTTATAGGAACAATGATTCATAATATTTTAGATGAAAATCCTATTATTAGAAACAACCTATTAAACTACATTGATGCTTCCAGTGAGGATATCGAATATATATTCGCTAAAAATAAAGAAGTCAAATCCAAAATAAACATGGAAGTTGGAATCGACTCAGGACATAAAATAGAAAAATTATCTGGAGAATTCTTAAAATATAAAAATAATGGAAAAGGCCCTAAATTCCTTATGATTGGAAGTAACGGATCTGATTCCGGAAAAACATTTATTTTAACAGGACTGGCTGGAGCATTAAGAAAAAGAGGTCTAAAAGTGGCTCTTATGAAAGTA
This genomic stretch from Methanobrevibacter smithii ATCC 35061 harbors:
- a CDS encoding nucleotide-binding protein, producing MKKIGLVYIKGAVPGFENFGELPTHLVKSNGLVDGKKASNELDALIIPGGTLLESGDISDDLSKEIKQIAKDGKPIIGVCAGLQLLANQTDIGRKSEVPIIKEGLGLIDVNLSPLISSDRVNAKVYDNSFITKGQNEDVTGFHTHTYGKIEGDAKPLFYSKIQRMNYGDVNKKSEYNIFSGACNDDGNVIGTMIHNILDENPIIRNNLLNYIDASSEDIEYIFAKNKEVKSKINMEVGIDSGHKIEKLSGEFLKYKNNGKGPKFLMIGSNGSDSGKTFILTGLAGALRKRGLKVALMKVGPDARDIVPGLYLTNGKMEDYGSIKIGHLGWMDIKLAIDKLNKSDYDIVLIEGVMSVFTGLLNEKVPYSASEIAMSSDIPMLLMSGVNKGGIESAAVDLVAHANMLKKLGVTVEAILLNKVYNQNIFENVVPYIKNNTQVKNVLNVSKLKIDGRGFTPEVEIRYDLFSKYALECVEENIDINTIASMAKNVNFNRIVPFEEIKNKVI
- the gatA gene encoding Asp-tRNA(Asn)/Glu-tRNA(Gln) amidotransferase subunit GatA is translated as MNVIEKLNSIQNKEMTAKENVENFIKVIDEKNEELNIFLEVNKESALKQAEAIDEKIANGEKVGFLSGLVFGIKANINVEDYIISAASKTLDNYFGSYNATVIDKILAQDGIILGITNMDEFAAGSSTETSCFGPTQNPAAPGRIPGGSSGGSAAAVAAEMCDIALGSDTGGSIRNPASHCGVVGFKPTYGAVSRQGLLDLSMSLDQIGPLSNDTSGIALALNAISDYDETECTTLHGKRPDFTSALEEKSLEGMKIAVCKEFIDVTDAEINVAVNKAIHKLVEAGAELVEVSFDNIDLCLPTYYLINYVEFFSATRKYDGRDYGYRIEDVCGEEVLRRIEIGSYISQKEYSGKFYKKALQARSLIRDEINAMLENVDLIVGPTVPKLPHKIGDELTPMEMYAYDVLTVIANLAGIPAGSIKAGEVDGIPVGLQIQAKPLDDLKIIKAMSVFENEN